The following proteins are encoded in a genomic region of Pseudomonas saponiphila:
- a CDS encoding acyl-CoA dehydrogenase, whose amino-acid sequence MLPNDEQLQISDAARQFAQERLKPFAADWDREHRFPREAIAEMAELGFFGMLVPEQWGGCDTGYLAYAMALEEIAAGDGACSTIMSVHNSVGCVPILKFGNDEQKERFLKPLASGAMLGAFALTEPQAGSDASSLKTRARRDGDHYVLNGCKQFITSGQNAGVVIVFAVTDPAAGKRGISAFIVPTDAPGYKVARIEDKLGQHASDTCQILFEDVKVPLANRLGEEGEGYKIALANLEGGRVGIASQSVGMARAAFEAARDYARERETFGKPIIEHQAVAFRLADMATQIAVARQMVHYAAALRDSGKPALVEASMAKLFASEMAEKVCSAALQTLGGYGYLSDFPLERIYRDVRICQIYEGTSDIQRMVISRNL is encoded by the coding sequence ATGTTGCCCAATGACGAACAACTGCAGATCAGCGACGCCGCCCGGCAGTTTGCCCAGGAGCGTCTGAAGCCCTTTGCCGCCGACTGGGACCGCGAGCACCGCTTTCCCCGGGAAGCCATCGCCGAGATGGCCGAGCTGGGCTTCTTCGGCATGCTGGTGCCCGAGCAGTGGGGCGGATGTGACACCGGCTACCTGGCCTATGCCATGGCCCTGGAGGAGATCGCCGCCGGTGATGGCGCCTGTTCCACCATCATGAGCGTGCACAACTCGGTGGGCTGCGTGCCGATCCTCAAGTTCGGCAACGATGAACAGAAGGAGCGTTTCCTCAAGCCCCTGGCCAGCGGCGCCATGCTCGGCGCCTTCGCCCTCACCGAGCCCCAGGCCGGCTCCGACGCCAGCAGCCTGAAGACCCGGGCCCGGCGTGATGGCGACCACTACGTGCTCAACGGCTGCAAGCAGTTCATCACCTCAGGGCAGAACGCCGGGGTGGTGATCGTCTTCGCGGTCACCGACCCGGCGGCCGGCAAGCGCGGCATCAGCGCCTTTATCGTGCCCACCGATGCGCCGGGCTATAAGGTCGCGCGCATCGAGGACAAGCTTGGCCAGCACGCCAGCGACACCTGCCAGATCCTCTTCGAGGATGTGAAGGTGCCACTGGCCAACCGCCTGGGGGAGGAGGGCGAGGGCTACAAGATCGCCCTGGCCAATCTTGAAGGTGGCCGCGTGGGCATTGCCTCGCAATCGGTGGGCATGGCCCGGGCCGCCTTCGAAGCGGCGCGCGACTACGCCCGCGAGCGCGAAACCTTCGGCAAGCCGATCATCGAGCACCAGGCGGTGGCATTCCGCCTGGCGGACATGGCCACCCAGATCGCCGTGGCCCGGCAGATGGTGCATTACGCCGCGGCCCTGCGCGACAGCGGCAAGCCGGCCCTGGTGGAAGCCTCGATGGCCAAGCTGTTTGCCTCGGAAATGGCCGAGAAGGTCTGCTCGGCGGCCTTGCAAACCCTGGGCGGCTATGGCTATTTGAGCGACTTCCCGCTGGAGCGGATCTACCGCGACGTGCGCATCTGCCAGATCTACGAAGGCACCAGCGACATCCAGCGCATGGTCATTTCGCGCAATCTCTGA
- a CDS encoding enoyl-CoA hydratase, with translation MSYETILLDIKDRVGLITLNRPQALNALNAQIVSEVNQALDRLEADPQIGCIVITGSKKAFAAGADIKEMAELSYPQIYLDDLFSDSDRVANRRKPIIAAVNGFALGGGCELALMCDFILAGDNAKFGQPEINLGVLPGMGGTQRLTRAVGKAKAMEMCLTGRFIDAVEAERCGIVARIVPADELVEEALKVAAVIAAKSIPVSMMIKESVNRAFEVSLSEGVRFERRVFHAAFATQDQKEGMAAFIAKRDPQFKDR, from the coding sequence ATGAGCTACGAAACCATCTTGTTGGACATCAAGGATCGGGTCGGCCTGATCACCCTCAACCGCCCCCAGGCGCTCAACGCCCTCAACGCGCAGATAGTCAGCGAAGTGAACCAGGCCCTGGACCGCCTGGAAGCCGACCCGCAAATCGGTTGCATCGTCATCACCGGTTCCAAGAAAGCCTTTGCCGCCGGTGCCGACATCAAGGAAATGGCCGAGCTGAGCTACCCGCAGATCTACCTCGACGACCTGTTCAGCGACAGCGACCGCGTAGCCAACCGGCGCAAGCCGATCATCGCCGCGGTCAACGGCTTCGCCCTCGGTGGCGGCTGCGAACTGGCGCTGATGTGCGACTTCATCCTGGCTGGTGACAACGCCAAGTTCGGCCAACCGGAAATCAACCTCGGCGTGCTGCCGGGCATGGGCGGCACCCAGCGCCTGACCCGCGCGGTGGGCAAGGCCAAGGCCATGGAAATGTGCCTGACCGGACGCTTTATCGACGCCGTGGAAGCCGAGCGTTGCGGCATCGTCGCGCGCATCGTGCCGGCGGACGAACTGGTGGAAGAAGCCCTGAAAGTCGCCGCCGTGATTGCCGCCAAATCGATCCCGGTGAGCATGATGATCAAGGAAAGCGTGAACCGCGCCTTCGAAGTCAGCCTGTCCGAAGGCGTGCGCTTCGAGCGCCGGGTATTCCACGCCGCCTTCGCCACTCAGGACCAGAAAGAAGGCATGGCCGCCTTCATCGCCAAGCGTGATCCGCAGTTCAAGGATCGATAA
- a CDS encoding SDR family oxidoreductase, producing MKQLQDKVAIVTGATSGIGQAAARLFAQEGARLIVTGRRGDALDALVAQIQQAGGEAFGVAGDIRSEALAERLVALALERFGGLDIAFNNAGMTGESRSVSELTLGQWQAVLDCNLTSAFLGAKYQLPALRSRGAGSIIFTSSFVGHRVGFPGMAAYAASKAALIGLTQVIAAEEGPHGIRANALLPGGTDTPMGQAATDTPEKRAFVENLHALSASPVPRKLPGQRCSSRRTPPVSSAGRRCWLRGVSQSTAAKRCG from the coding sequence ATGAAACAACTGCAAGACAAGGTCGCGATTGTCACGGGGGCCACGTCGGGAATCGGTCAGGCTGCCGCCCGGCTGTTCGCCCAAGAGGGTGCGCGCCTGATAGTGACTGGCCGTCGCGGCGACGCACTGGATGCGTTGGTCGCCCAGATCCAGCAAGCCGGTGGCGAGGCATTCGGGGTTGCAGGTGACATTCGCAGCGAGGCACTGGCCGAACGTCTTGTAGCGCTGGCGCTGGAGCGTTTCGGTGGATTGGATATAGCGTTCAATAACGCCGGAATGACCGGTGAAAGCCGCTCCGTCTCCGAGTTGACCCTGGGCCAGTGGCAGGCCGTGCTCGACTGCAACTTGACCAGTGCCTTTCTGGGGGCCAAGTACCAGTTGCCTGCTCTGCGCAGCCGGGGCGCAGGCTCGATCATTTTCACTTCCAGCTTTGTCGGGCACCGCGTCGGTTTTCCCGGTATGGCGGCGTATGCCGCGAGCAAGGCCGCGCTGATCGGCTTGACCCAGGTCATCGCCGCTGAAGAAGGCCCCCATGGCATTCGTGCCAACGCGCTGCTGCCCGGGGGCACCGACACGCCAATGGGCCAAGCAGCCACCGACACGCCTGAGAAACGCGCCTTTGTCGAAAACCTGCATGCCCTCAGCGCCTCGCCCGTCCCGAGGAAATTGCCCGGGCAGCGCTGTTCCTCGCGTCGGACGCCGCCAGTTTCGTCAGCGGGACGGCGATGCTGGTTGAGGGGGGTGTCTCAATCAACCGCAGCTAAGCGCTGCGGTTGA
- a CDS encoding PAAR domain-containing protein, which yields MGRKMIGIGSPTSTGGQVLEGNTGISIDSAVETSSVGHLASCPVCIKGQGPIVAVGPRTIIFPAGPVALEGDYVACGCPAGANTVIAGQSSVYGGAEHASTTVLPVLLGPKTIHSIFLSYGAEQTPVESVSRFYVDLNVHVKTSGYLPGERVSLTLSEPVEQSLSGVVAADGVANIMNAFDGIVIDMAGEC from the coding sequence ATGGGACGAAAAATGATCGGGATAGGATCACCCACTTCAACGGGAGGGCAGGTACTTGAGGGAAATACAGGTATCAGTATCGATAGTGCGGTTGAAACCTCATCCGTAGGGCACTTGGCAAGTTGCCCAGTATGCATTAAAGGTCAAGGGCCTATAGTCGCTGTTGGGCCAAGAACTATAATTTTTCCGGCGGGGCCGGTTGCTCTAGAAGGAGACTATGTAGCCTGCGGTTGCCCAGCTGGGGCCAATACTGTGATTGCTGGCCAGTCTTCAGTCTATGGTGGAGCCGAGCATGCCAGCACAACTGTTTTGCCGGTTCTGCTCGGACCTAAAACCATACACAGTATCTTCCTCTCGTATGGGGCGGAACAAACCCCCGTTGAATCTGTTTCTCGGTTTTATGTAGATCTGAATGTTCATGTAAAAACCTCGGGATATCTTCCGGGTGAAAGGGTTTCGCTCACTTTAAGCGAACCTGTCGAACAGAGCTTGTCTGGTGTTGTTGCTGCAGATGGTGTAGCCAATATCATGAATGCGTTTGACGGGATAGTGATTGACATGGCAGGAGAGTGCTAA
- a CDS encoding T6SS effector amidase Tae4 family protein, translating into MSRIAITGRGASLIVDARRPRFSTLWKAYAEVGHKDSESVYQLVGGQVEAHRAEKPANYVNACALRLSRAFNYGGYKIPKGDIVKGIPIYRLRGEDELPYIMTVEGFFEFLKHSWKKPDHEVKPNNLGYINGKQGVLVMLISGWSDATGHATLWDGKTTGDGSDYHRLDSAAYKKPKVKLVVIYFWELKG; encoded by the coding sequence ATGAGCAGGATAGCTATAACTGGCCGCGGCGCTTCTTTGATCGTGGATGCAAGGCGCCCGCGCTTTAGTACGTTATGGAAAGCCTATGCGGAAGTCGGTCACAAGGATTCTGAGAGCGTATACCAATTGGTTGGTGGGCAAGTGGAAGCGCACAGGGCCGAAAAGCCCGCTAACTATGTGAATGCCTGTGCATTGAGACTGAGCAGGGCATTCAATTATGGAGGGTATAAAATACCCAAAGGTGACATTGTCAAAGGAATCCCAATTTACAGACTGCGCGGGGAAGATGAACTCCCCTACATCATGACGGTCGAGGGTTTTTTTGAGTTCTTGAAACATAGCTGGAAGAAACCCGATCATGAAGTCAAGCCAAACAATCTTGGCTATATCAACGGAAAACAAGGTGTTTTGGTTATGTTGATATCTGGTTGGAGTGACGCAACAGGGCACGCAACTTTATGGGATGGAAAAACTACAGGGGATGGTAGTGACTACCATCGACTGGATAGCGCTGCATACAAAAAACCCAAGGTAAAACTCGTGGTTATTTATTTTTGGGAGCTAAAAGGATGA
- a CDS encoding acyl-CoA dehydrogenase family protein, with product MHDIELSEEQVMIRDMARDFARGEIAPHAQAWEKAGWIDDALVRKMGELGLLGMVVPEEWGGSYLDYVAYALAVEEISAGDGATGALMSIHNSVGCGPILNYGSQEQKQQWLPRLAAGEAIGCFCLTEPQAGSEAHNLRTRAELRDGQWVINGAKQFVSNGKRAQLAIVFAVTDPELGKKGLSAFLVPTDTPGFIVDRTEHKMGIRASDTCAVTLNQCTIPEANLLGERGKGLAIALSNLEGGRIGIAAQALGIARAAFEAALAYARERVQFDKPIIEHQSIANLLADMHTRLNAARLLILHAARLRSAGQPCLSEASQAKLFASEMAEKVCSSAMQIHGGYGYLEDYPVERYYRDARITQIYEGSSEIQRLLIARELKHYQL from the coding sequence ATGCACGACATCGAACTGAGCGAAGAACAAGTGATGATCCGCGACATGGCCCGGGACTTCGCCCGTGGCGAGATCGCGCCCCACGCCCAGGCCTGGGAAAAGGCCGGCTGGATCGACGACGCCCTGGTGCGCAAGATGGGCGAGCTGGGCCTGTTGGGCATGGTGGTCCCCGAGGAATGGGGCGGCAGCTACCTGGACTACGTTGCCTACGCCCTGGCGGTGGAGGAAATCTCCGCCGGCGACGGCGCCACCGGCGCCTTGATGAGCATCCACAACTCGGTGGGCTGCGGGCCGATCCTCAACTACGGCAGCCAGGAGCAGAAACAGCAATGGCTGCCGCGCCTGGCCGCCGGCGAGGCCATCGGCTGCTTCTGCCTGACCGAACCCCAGGCCGGTTCCGAAGCCCACAACCTGCGCACCCGCGCCGAACTGCGCGATGGCCAGTGGGTGATCAACGGCGCCAAGCAGTTCGTCAGCAACGGCAAACGCGCCCAACTGGCCATCGTCTTCGCAGTGACCGACCCGGAACTGGGCAAGAAAGGCCTGTCGGCGTTCCTGGTGCCCACCGACACCCCCGGGTTCATCGTCGACCGCACCGAACACAAGATGGGCATCCGCGCCTCCGACACCTGCGCGGTCACCCTCAACCAGTGCACCATCCCCGAAGCCAACCTGCTGGGCGAACGGGGCAAGGGCCTGGCCATCGCCCTGTCCAACCTTGAAGGCGGCCGCATCGGCATCGCCGCCCAGGCCCTGGGCATCGCCCGCGCCGCGTTCGAGGCGGCCCTGGCCTACGCCCGGGAACGGGTGCAGTTCGACAAGCCGATCATCGAGCACCAGAGCATCGCCAACCTGCTGGCCGACATGCACACCCGGCTCAATGCCGCGCGCCTGCTGATCCTCCACGCCGCGCGCCTGCGCAGCGCCGGCCAGCCGTGCCTGTCGGAAGCCTCCCAGGCCAAGCTGTTCGCCTCGGAAATGGCCGAGAAGGTCTGCTCCTCGGCGATGCAGATCCATGGCGGTTACGGCTATCTGGAGGACTACCCGGTGGAGCGCTACTACCGCGATGCGCGGATCACCCAGATCTACGAAGGCTCCAGCGAGATCCAGCGCCTGCTGATCGCCCGCGAGCTGAAGCATTACCAGCTGTAG
- a CDS encoding enoyl-CoA hydratase/isomerase family protein gives MTAQVSSQTTRDLDATSDEVLVEVRNHIGHLTLNRPAGLNAITLSMVRTLQRQLNAWAQDPLIHAVVLRGAGEKAFCAGGDIRSLYDSYQGGDTLHQDFFVEEYALDLTIHHYRKPVLALMDGFVLGGGMGLVQGADLRVVTERSRLAMPEVAIGYFPDVGGSYFLSRIPGELGIYLGVSGVQIRAADALYCGLADWHLDSGKLELLNQRLDRLHWSDSPLKDLQGLLAKLAVQSLPDAPLQALRPAIDHFFALPDVPSIVEQLRSVTVADSQEWAKSTADLLETRSPLAMAVTLEMLRRGRHLSLEQCFALELHLDRQWFERGDLMEGVRALIIDKDKTPRWNPPTLAALDADRVASFFSGFDGSGS, from the coding sequence ATGACTGCTCAGGTTTCATCCCAGACGACACGGGACCTCGACGCCACCTCGGACGAGGTGCTGGTCGAGGTGCGCAACCACATCGGTCACCTGACCCTCAACCGCCCCGCCGGACTCAACGCCATCACCCTGTCGATGGTGCGCACCTTGCAACGCCAACTGAACGCCTGGGCCCAGGACCCGCTGATCCATGCGGTGGTCCTGCGCGGCGCCGGTGAAAAGGCCTTCTGCGCCGGCGGCGACATCCGCTCGCTGTACGACAGCTATCAAGGCGGCGATACCCTGCACCAGGACTTCTTCGTCGAGGAATACGCCCTCGATCTGACCATCCACCATTACCGCAAGCCGGTGCTGGCGCTGATGGACGGCTTTGTACTCGGCGGCGGCATGGGCCTGGTGCAAGGCGCCGACCTGCGGGTGGTCACCGAACGCAGCCGCCTGGCGATGCCGGAAGTGGCCATCGGCTACTTCCCGGATGTCGGCGGCAGTTACTTCCTTTCGCGGATACCCGGTGAGCTGGGCATCTACCTGGGCGTCAGCGGCGTGCAGATCCGCGCCGCCGATGCCTTGTACTGCGGCCTGGCCGACTGGCACCTGGACAGCGGCAAGCTGGAACTGCTGAACCAGCGCCTGGATCGCCTGCACTGGAGCGACTCGCCACTCAAGGACCTGCAAGGCCTGCTGGCCAAGCTGGCGGTGCAGAGCCTGCCCGACGCGCCGCTGCAAGCCCTGCGCCCGGCCATCGATCACTTCTTCGCCCTGCCGGACGTGCCGAGCATCGTCGAGCAACTGCGCAGCGTCACGGTTGCCGACAGCCAGGAGTGGGCCAAGAGCACCGCCGACCTGCTGGAAACCCGCTCGCCCCTGGCCATGGCCGTGACCCTGGAGATGCTGCGCCGCGGCCGTCACTTGAGCCTGGAGCAATGCTTCGCCCTGGAGCTGCACCTGGACCGCCAGTGGTTCGAGCGCGGCGACCTGATGGAGGGCGTGCGCGCCCTGATCATCGACAAAGACAAGACCCCCCGCTGGAACCCACCGACCCTGGCGGCCCTCGACGCCGACCGGGTGGCGAGCTTCTTCAGCGGTTTTGACGGCAGCGGGAGCTGA
- the istB gene encoding IS21-like element IS1474 family helper ATPase IstB, with protein sequence MMPQHTLNQLHQLRLDGMARALEEQWTLPASHSLSFDERLGLLLDRELAWRDNQRLVRLRKKAKLKYANACLEDLDRRTGRALDERLIATLASGDWIRQQHNLLLTGPTGAGKTWLACALGNQACRQGYSTLYLRTPRLLEQLRIAHGDGSFGRTLQQLAKVDVLVLDDWALAPLEEGARHDLLEVIDDRAGSRSTILTSQLPIEHWHGWINDPTLADAILDRLVHNAYRLTMKGESLRRKKAEEQAAS encoded by the coding sequence ATGATGCCGCAACACACCCTGAATCAACTGCACCAGCTACGCCTGGACGGCATGGCCCGCGCCCTGGAAGAGCAATGGACGCTGCCGGCCAGCCACAGCCTGAGCTTCGATGAACGCCTCGGCCTACTGCTCGACCGCGAACTGGCCTGGCGTGACAACCAGCGCCTGGTACGGCTGCGCAAGAAGGCCAAGCTCAAGTACGCCAACGCCTGCCTGGAAGATCTCGACCGCCGCACCGGACGCGCCCTGGACGAGCGTCTGATCGCCACCCTGGCCAGTGGCGACTGGATCCGCCAGCAGCACAACCTGCTGCTGACCGGCCCGACCGGTGCCGGCAAAACCTGGCTGGCCTGCGCCCTGGGCAACCAGGCCTGCCGCCAGGGCTATAGCACCCTGTACCTGCGCACCCCGCGCCTGCTGGAACAACTGCGCATCGCTCATGGCGACGGCAGCTTCGGCCGTACCCTGCAACAGCTGGCAAAGGTCGACGTCCTGGTGCTGGACGACTGGGCGCTAGCCCCGCTGGAGGAAGGAGCCCGGCATGACCTGCTGGAGGTGATCGACGACCGCGCTGGCAGCCGCTCCACCATCCTGACGAGCCAACTGCCCATCGAGCACTGGCACGGCTGGATCAACGACCCGACCCTGGCCGATGCCATCCTCGACCGCCTGGTGCACAACGCCTACCGACTGACGATGAAAGGCGAGTCGCTGCGCCGAAAAAAAGCCGAGGAACAAGCCGCATCGTGA
- the istA gene encoding IS21 family transposase, translated as MAAPRVAMRNIKECLRLKFEAGLSHEKIARALQLSKGVVSKYIAAARVAGLDWPALVAMDEAALAAALFAPTSTNKPRGERVLPDVLSIHRELRRKGVTLQLLWEEYLAAHAGQPTYRYTQFVEHYRRYAQTLKRSMRQLHRAGEKLFIDYAGPTLPVVDPATGEVRRAHIFVAALGASNYTYACATPGETQVDWLTSLGQALTYFGGVPEMVVPDNPRALVAQPDRYEPGLNRATLECARHYQTVILPARPRKPQDKAKAEVAVQVVERWIMARLRHRQFFSLHALNQAIAELLEDLNRRPFKRLDGCRRDWFERLDRPALRALPVHPYEVATFKRCKVSIDYHIEVNGSFYSVPSALARQNVDVRLTAHTLEVLHGNRRVASHLLLGRRGAYSTQREHMPAAHQAHREWTPQRLLDWGARIGPYTRQLIDHQLTHKPHPEMGYRACLGLLSLARRYGNARLEAAAERAVHLRAFTGRSVRNLLQQGLDQQPLPQRAAETTLPGDHENVRGADYYQPPQQELFDDAATHPESTAPATPGRHGPRPGRAMDAAGQPQPELR; from the coding sequence ATGGCGGCGCCGCGAGTAGCCATGCGAAACATCAAAGAATGTCTGCGCCTCAAGTTTGAGGCCGGCTTGTCCCACGAGAAGATTGCCCGTGCCTTGCAGCTGTCCAAGGGCGTGGTTAGCAAGTACATCGCGGCGGCGCGGGTGGCCGGGCTGGACTGGCCGGCGCTGGTGGCCATGGACGAGGCCGCGCTGGCGGCCGCCTTGTTTGCACCGACGTCGACGAACAAGCCGCGCGGTGAGCGAGTGCTGCCCGATGTGCTGAGCATCCACCGCGAGTTGCGACGCAAGGGCGTGACCTTGCAGCTGCTGTGGGAGGAATATCTCGCCGCGCATGCGGGCCAGCCGACCTACCGCTACACCCAGTTCGTCGAGCACTACCGGCGCTACGCCCAGACGCTCAAACGTTCGATGCGTCAGCTGCACCGTGCGGGCGAGAAGCTATTCATCGACTATGCCGGGCCGACGCTGCCGGTGGTCGACCCGGCCACCGGCGAAGTGCGCCGGGCGCACATCTTCGTCGCCGCCCTGGGCGCCTCGAATTACACCTATGCCTGCGCGACGCCAGGCGAAACCCAGGTGGACTGGCTGACCTCGCTGGGCCAGGCTCTGACCTACTTTGGCGGCGTGCCGGAAATGGTTGTGCCGGACAATCCGCGCGCCCTGGTCGCCCAGCCGGATCGCTACGAGCCGGGCCTGAACCGGGCCACGCTGGAGTGCGCGCGTCATTACCAGACGGTGATCCTGCCGGCACGGCCACGCAAGCCTCAGGACAAGGCCAAGGCCGAGGTGGCGGTGCAGGTGGTCGAGCGCTGGATCATGGCGCGGCTGCGCCATCGGCAGTTCTTCAGCCTGCATGCGCTTAACCAGGCCATCGCCGAGCTGCTGGAGGATCTGAATCGGCGCCCGTTCAAGCGGCTCGATGGCTGCCGGCGCGACTGGTTCGAGCGCCTGGATCGCCCGGCCTTGCGAGCGCTGCCGGTGCATCCCTACGAGGTCGCCACCTTCAAGCGCTGCAAGGTCAGCATCGACTACCACATCGAGGTCAATGGCAGCTTCTACAGCGTGCCCTCCGCCCTGGCCCGGCAGAACGTGGACGTGCGACTGACGGCACACACCCTGGAAGTGCTGCATGGCAACCGGCGGGTGGCCAGCCACCTGCTGCTGGGGCGACGCGGCGCTTACAGTACCCAGCGCGAGCACATGCCCGCGGCGCACCAGGCGCATCGCGAATGGACGCCACAACGCCTGCTCGACTGGGGCGCGCGGATCGGCCCCTACACGCGCCAACTGATCGATCACCAACTGACCCACAAGCCGCACCCGGAGATGGGCTACCGCGCCTGCCTCGGCCTGCTCTCGCTGGCCCGGCGCTATGGCAATGCACGCCTGGAAGCCGCTGCCGAACGTGCCGTACACCTGCGCGCCTTCACCGGGCGCAGCGTGCGCAACCTGCTCCAGCAAGGCCTGGATCAACAGCCGCTGCCCCAGCGTGCCGCCGAAACGACCTTACCCGGCGACCACGAGAACGTCCGTGGCGCCGACTACTACCAACCCCCGCAACAGGAGCTGTTCGATGATGCCGCAACACACCCTGAATCAACTGCACCAGCTACGCCTGGACGGCATGGCCCGCGCCCTGGAAGAGCAATGGACGCTGCCGGCCAGCCACAGCCTGAGCTTCGATGA
- a CDS encoding transporter substrate-binding domain-containing protein: protein MTKKWLAVPLLAIACVSLGASAKEWKELRFGVNPSYPPFESSTADGGVQGFGVDLGNAICAELKLKCVWISNDFDGLIPALKAGKFDAIESSMTVTDARRKQIDFSDRLYAGPTAIVTRKGSGLEPTGESLKGKTLGYMQGTIQETYARAKLGPAGVKLRAYQNQDQVYADLVYGRLDASIQDKLQAQMSFLASPQGADFENSAGISDPLVPAEIAIGLRKDQDELKAMLNGAIKALHEKGIYAQIQRKYFGDLDLYNN, encoded by the coding sequence ATGACTAAAAAATGGCTGGCCGTGCCGCTTCTGGCAATCGCGTGCGTTTCCCTGGGCGCCAGCGCCAAGGAATGGAAGGAACTGCGCTTTGGTGTCAATCCAAGCTATCCGCCCTTTGAATCCAGTACCGCCGACGGCGGCGTACAAGGCTTCGGTGTCGACCTGGGCAATGCCATCTGCGCCGAACTCAAGCTCAAGTGCGTATGGATCAGCAACGACTTCGACGGCCTGATCCCGGCGCTCAAGGCCGGCAAGTTCGACGCCATCGAATCGTCGATGACCGTCACCGATGCACGGCGCAAACAGATCGACTTCAGCGACCGGCTGTACGCCGGGCCGACGGCCATCGTCACCCGCAAGGGCTCGGGCCTTGAGCCCACCGGCGAATCCCTCAAGGGCAAGACCCTGGGCTACATGCAGGGCACCATCCAGGAAACCTACGCCAGGGCCAAGCTGGGGCCGGCGGGGGTCAAGCTGCGGGCCTACCAGAACCAGGATCAGGTCTACGCCGACCTGGTCTACGGCCGCCTGGACGCTTCGATCCAGGACAAGCTGCAGGCGCAGATGAGCTTCCTGGCCTCGCCCCAGGGCGCCGACTTCGAGAACAGCGCCGGGATCAGCGACCCACTGGTGCCGGCGGAGATCGCCATCGGCCTGCGCAAGGACCAGGACGAACTCAAGGCCATGCTCAATGGCGCGATCAAGGCCCTGCACGAGAAGGGCATCTACGCCCAGATCCAGCGCAAGTACTTCGGCGACCTCGACCTCTACAACAACTGA
- a CDS encoding ABC transporter permease: MNTSTTLFGLDLSVLQGYGPLLLHGAWMTLKLSALALLVSMALGLLGAAAKLSPLRLLNLPATCYTTLIRGVPDLVLMLLIFYSLQGWLTALTELLDWPYMEIDPFVAGIITLGFIYGAYFTETFRGALLSVPRGQQEAAAAFGLGRWQRFRFVVFPQMMRYALPSLGNNWLVLLKATALVSIIGLSDLVKVAQEAGKSTFNMLDFLLLAAALYLLITSASNQLLRLLERRYNQGVRGLSR; this comes from the coding sequence GTGAATACCTCGACGACTCTTTTCGGCCTCGACCTGTCGGTCCTGCAAGGCTACGGCCCGCTGTTGCTGCACGGTGCCTGGATGACCCTGAAACTCTCCGCCCTGGCGCTGCTGGTGAGCATGGCCCTGGGCCTGTTGGGCGCAGCCGCCAAGCTCTCGCCCCTGCGCCTGCTGAACCTGCCGGCAACCTGCTACACCACCCTGATTCGCGGGGTGCCGGACCTGGTGCTGATGCTGCTGATCTTCTACAGCCTGCAAGGCTGGCTCACGGCCCTGACCGAGCTGCTGGACTGGCCCTACATGGAAATCGACCCCTTCGTGGCCGGGATCATCACCCTGGGCTTCATCTATGGCGCCTACTTCACCGAAACCTTTCGCGGGGCGCTGCTCAGCGTGCCCCGGGGCCAGCAGGAAGCGGCCGCCGCCTTCGGCCTCGGTCGCTGGCAGCGCTTTCGTTTCGTGGTGTTCCCGCAAATGATGCGCTACGCCTTGCCCAGCCTGGGCAATAACTGGCTGGTGCTGCTCAAGGCCACGGCCCTGGTGTCGATCATCGGTCTGTCGGATCTGGTCAAGGTGGCCCAGGAAGCCGGCAAGAGCACCTTCAACATGCTGGACTTCCTGCTCCTGGCGGCGGCCCTGTACCTGCTGATCACCAGCGCCTCGAACCAGCTGCTGCGCCTGCTGGAACGGCGCTACAACCAAGGCGTGCGAGGGCTGTCGCGATGA